In the Muricauda sp. MAR_2010_75 genome, one interval contains:
- a CDS encoding BfmA/BtgA family mobilization protein — translation MDKGYEKETFAGLRIKISVALKFRSFSKRQGKSHSMTLLAMVEFFDHNGISPDERMHETIASLKYLIKRRFNAMVAIMRSIEKEQTLPTVSMIQALFQQELESEDGEEWEGDFEFFEKQLTEINAPTNPELLDKETTVPKIVHERLKEQLVELKEDFAHVLDHVSVTKNRFGKDHLKVDLKPGAIEQYRTKLKNL, via the coding sequence ATGGATAAAGGATACGAAAAAGAGACGTTTGCGGGACTGAGGATCAAAATCTCGGTGGCCCTGAAATTTCGGAGCTTTTCCAAACGGCAAGGAAAGTCCCATTCCATGACCTTGTTGGCCATGGTGGAGTTCTTTGACCATAATGGTATATCGCCCGATGAACGGATGCACGAGACCATTGCAAGCCTTAAATATTTGATCAAACGGCGATTCAATGCCATGGTGGCCATTATGCGCAGTATCGAAAAAGAGCAGACCCTGCCCACGGTCAGTATGATACAGGCCCTCTTTCAGCAGGAACTGGAGTCTGAAGATGGCGAGGAATGGGAAGGGGACTTTGAGTTTTTTGAAAAGCAACTGACCGAGATCAATGCCCCCACCAATCCTGAACTGTTGGACAAGGAGACCACGGTGCCCAAGATCGTGCATGAAAGACTAAAAGAGCAATTGGTGGAACTGAAGGAGGATTTTGCGCATGTTCTGGATCATGTGTCCGTGACCAAGAACCGCTTTGGAAAGGACCACCTAAAAGTGGACCTCAAACCCGGAGCCATTGAACAGTACCGCACCAAACTCAAAAATCTATAA
- a CDS encoding JAB domain-containing protein produces the protein MEHRVNEIQISYREKLSTLKSLSVTNSNEVANLLFQNWDNKTIGLHETFKIVLLNQSNKVKGIYPLSHGGITGTLVDLRILFAITLKTLSVGIILAHNHPSGQLKASYQDKQLTQKIKKAAQLFDVKILDHLILAPDGRYYSFADNGIL, from the coding sequence ATGGAACACCGTGTCAATGAAATACAGATCAGTTATCGGGAAAAGCTCAGTACCCTGAAATCCCTGTCCGTGACGAACTCCAATGAGGTGGCGAATCTATTGTTCCAAAATTGGGACAACAAGACCATAGGCCTGCACGAGACCTTTAAGATCGTGCTGCTCAACCAGTCCAACAAGGTAAAGGGCATTTATCCACTATCCCATGGGGGCATCACAGGTACCTTGGTAGATCTGCGCATCCTTTTTGCCATTACCCTAAAGACCCTTTCCGTGGGGATCATCCTCGCCCATAACCATCCTTCTGGACAACTCAAGGCAAGTTATCAGGACAAACAATTGACCCAAAAGATCAAAAAGGCGGCACAGCTTTTTGACGTCAAGATTTTGGATCATCTTATCCTAGCGCCCGATGGTAGGTATTACAGTTTTGCCGATAATGGAATTCTTTAA
- a CDS encoding single-stranded DNA-binding protein, translating to MSTLRNKVQLIGNVGQDPTITDLDKGKRVARFTMATNEHYKNSEGERVTNTEWHTIIAWGKLADIIEGFVTKGKEVAIEGKLTSRSYEDKEGNKKYVTEVVASEILLLGGGDNNTTE from the coding sequence ATGAGTACATTGAGAAACAAAGTGCAACTTATCGGAAATGTGGGGCAGGACCCCACCATCACAGACCTTGACAAAGGCAAACGTGTGGCACGGTTCACCATGGCCACCAATGAACATTACAAAAACTCCGAAGGGGAACGGGTGACCAACACCGAATGGCATACCATCATCGCATGGGGAAAACTGGCGGACATCATCGAAGGCTTCGTGACCAAGGGCAAGGAAGTTGCCATCGAAGGGAAATTGACCTCCCGATCCTATGAGGACAAAGAGGGCAATAAAAAATATGTGACCGAAGTGGTGGCCAGTGAGATTCTGCTTTTGGGTGGTGGTGATAACAATACCACCGAATAG
- a CDS encoding heavy metal translocating P-type ATPase, whose translation MKKKKVKLRDLGSKERQGKHGHGSGHNHGGPEGVSKFKTYLPAIFSFAMLIIGIAVDYFDAFPFFKGWIRIIWYTLAYLPVGFPVIKEGWNSIKHGDFFTEFFLMSIATLGAFAIGEYPEGVAVMLFYAVGELFQNAAVNRAKGNIKALLDARPDEALVLRNGNFVTVNPETVEIGEKIQVRVGEKIPLDGILLSEKASLNTAAITGESRPDTINKGEKVFAGSINLDGVIDVETSKEFKDSSITRILDMVQNATARKSKTELFIRRFARIYTPIVVFLAIGLTFLPYFFLNDYVFRDWLYRALIFLVVSCPCALVISIPLGYFGGLGAASRNGILFKGASFLEAITKVNTVVMDKTGTVTKGVFKIKEIKAVKFEEVELMKYLMAMEEQSTHPIAKAILEYKAEGTDMKATDVTEVAGKGLKGTVNGNTVLVGNKALMASNNIDVPPETDDIVNSIVMLAIDEKFVGYVTIADELKEDAHQAIKQIRDAGISKIIMLSGDKDSITQHVSKKLNIDWAKGGLLPEDKLSEVEELKKQSDTKVAFMGDGINDAPVLAISDVGIAMGGLGSDVAIETADVIIQTDQPSKMARAIKIGRSTRKIVWQNIGLAFGVKAFVLILGAGGLATMWEAVFADVGVALLAILNAVRLQRMKWNT comes from the coding sequence ATGAAAAAGAAAAAAGTAAAACTACGTGATCTGGGGTCAAAGGAACGCCAGGGCAAACACGGACACGGAAGTGGCCATAACCATGGTGGTCCTGAAGGTGTATCTAAATTCAAGACCTATTTACCGGCCATTTTCAGCTTTGCGATGCTCATCATCGGCATTGCAGTGGACTATTTTGATGCTTTCCCGTTTTTCAAGGGCTGGATAAGGATTATATGGTACACCCTTGCCTATTTGCCTGTTGGTTTTCCTGTCATCAAGGAGGGTTGGAACAGTATAAAGCATGGTGATTTCTTTACTGAATTTTTCCTGATGTCCATTGCCACTCTAGGGGCCTTTGCCATAGGCGAATACCCAGAGGGCGTGGCCGTAATGTTGTTTTACGCCGTGGGCGAACTGTTCCAAAATGCAGCAGTCAATCGGGCAAAGGGAAATATTAAGGCCCTTTTGGATGCGCGACCGGACGAAGCTTTGGTGCTTCGTAACGGGAATTTCGTTACCGTAAATCCCGAAACCGTCGAAATTGGCGAAAAGATACAAGTGCGTGTGGGGGAGAAAATTCCCCTGGACGGTATTCTCTTATCCGAAAAAGCTTCCCTCAATACGGCGGCAATTACAGGCGAAAGTAGGCCCGACACCATAAACAAGGGTGAAAAGGTCTTCGCCGGAAGTATAAATCTCGATGGTGTTATCGATGTAGAAACATCCAAAGAATTCAAGGACAGTTCCATCACTCGAATCTTGGATATGGTACAAAACGCTACAGCCAGAAAATCAAAGACAGAACTGTTCATTAGAAGATTTGCAAGAATTTATACACCCATTGTGGTTTTCCTTGCCATCGGTTTAACGTTCTTGCCCTACTTTTTTTTAAATGACTATGTTTTTAGGGATTGGCTCTATCGCGCTTTAATATTCCTTGTGGTTTCCTGTCCCTGTGCCTTGGTTATTTCCATTCCGCTCGGCTATTTTGGTGGTCTGGGAGCGGCATCCCGAAACGGGATCCTCTTCAAAGGTGCATCTTTTTTGGAAGCAATCACCAAAGTGAACACGGTAGTAATGGACAAAACAGGAACCGTTACGAAAGGAGTTTTTAAAATCAAGGAAATCAAGGCTGTCAAATTTGAGGAAGTCGAGCTTATGAAATACTTGATGGCCATGGAGGAACAATCTACCCATCCCATAGCAAAGGCTATTTTGGAATATAAAGCCGAAGGCACGGATATGAAGGCAACCGATGTAACGGAAGTTGCGGGAAAGGGATTAAAGGGAACGGTCAATGGGAATACAGTGCTGGTGGGCAATAAAGCCCTAATGGCCTCAAACAACATTGATGTGCCTCCAGAAACCGATGATATTGTAAATTCAATTGTAATGTTGGCCATTGATGAAAAATTTGTCGGCTATGTTACCATTGCGGACGAACTCAAGGAAGATGCCCATCAAGCCATCAAACAAATCAGGGATGCTGGGATTTCGAAAATCATAATGCTTTCGGGTGACAAAGATTCCATAACGCAACATGTCTCGAAAAAGTTGAACATTGATTGGGCAAAGGGCGGCCTGTTACCAGAAGATAAGCTCAGCGAAGTTGAAGAACTCAAAAAACAATCCGACACAAAAGTGGCTTTTATGGGCGATGGCATTAATGATGCGCCCGTTCTGGCCATCAGCGATGTGGGCATTGCCATGGGAGGCTTGGGTAGTGATGTGGCCATTGAAACAGCAGATGTCATCATTCAGACCGACCAACCGAGCAAGATGGCACGAGCCATTAAAATAGGACGCTCCACCCGAAAGATAGTTTGGCAAAATATTGGGCTCGCTTTTGGCGTGAAGGCATTTGTGCTCATCCTTGGAGCGGGAGGCCTAGCCACGATGTGGGAAGCAGTTTTTGCTGATGTGGGGGTTGCCTTATTGGCAATATTGAATGCTGTTCGACTTCAGCGGATGAAGTGGAACACTTAG
- a CDS encoding Fur family transcriptional regulator produces MTDIEKTLENKGVRPTAMRILIYKYLAEKEVAIALTDMENAFSKADRTTLYRTLKTFEEKRIVHQIDDGTNISKYALCEPGCNCEMEQDLHLHFHCDSCDETVCLTEHKIPHINLPDGFVAENANLVIKGICDKCSGQ; encoded by the coding sequence ATGACAGACATTGAAAAAACATTGGAAAATAAAGGTGTACGCCCCACGGCGATGCGTATTTTGATCTATAAATATTTGGCTGAAAAGGAAGTGGCCATTGCCCTGACCGATATGGAGAACGCTTTCTCAAAAGCGGACAGAACCACATTGTACCGGACCCTGAAGACCTTTGAGGAAAAACGCATTGTGCACCAAATAGATGATGGCACCAATATTTCAAAGTATGCCCTGTGCGAACCAGGTTGCAATTGTGAAATGGAACAAGATCTGCACCTGCACTTTCATTGCGATAGCTGTGATGAAACGGTCTGTCTCACTGAGCATAAGATTCCCCATATCAATCTGCCCGATGGATTTGTGGCAGAAAATGCCAATTTGGTCATTAAGGGAATTTGCGACAAGTGCAGCGGGCAATAA
- a CDS encoding efflux RND transporter periplasmic adaptor subunit, translating into MNNLFKYSVIGLVTMLLVLTSCGNSKADTEEAKQKNPEVGEMHKEGEVKEAMLTETQFRNLNMKIDTVAPRVMKQYVEANGQLEVPPQNEATITTVVGANVVSIEVIEGDKVKKGQTVAYLSHPNIIQKQTDFLNSYSNSQFLKKEFERQKNLYDAGVGSGSNFQKAEAEYRASQSLAKGLEAQLEQLNISASGVRNGTIYQRVALRSPIEGFVQKVAVKTGQYVEPQTDLFEIVDTHHVHADLMVFEKDVYKVKVGQQVSFNVQSIPGKELTAKIYSVGKTFEQNPKAIHVHAEIENKEGQLIPGMYVEGRIEIQKSETVAVPDSAISSNEGKKYIFKAEREGNDWSFKPVEITTGPNDGDWVAIDFVDSIGPNTTFAYNNAYYLMAQMKKGDAGHDH; encoded by the coding sequence ATGAACAATCTTTTTAAATATAGCGTTATCGGGCTCGTGACGATGCTCTTGGTTCTTACTTCCTGTGGGAATTCCAAAGCCGATACTGAGGAAGCAAAGCAAAAAAATCCTGAAGTGGGTGAAATGCACAAAGAAGGTGAAGTCAAGGAAGCCATGCTAACGGAAACGCAATTCCGCAACCTTAACATGAAAATCGATACCGTTGCCCCACGTGTTATGAAGCAGTATGTGGAAGCCAATGGCCAACTGGAGGTCCCACCTCAGAATGAAGCGACCATTACGACGGTCGTGGGTGCCAATGTGGTGTCCATAGAGGTCATTGAAGGCGACAAAGTAAAAAAGGGACAAACGGTCGCCTATTTGTCCCACCCCAATATCATCCAGAAACAGACCGATTTCCTGAACTCCTACAGTAACAGCCAGTTTCTTAAGAAGGAATTTGAAAGACAAAAAAACTTGTATGATGCCGGGGTGGGCAGCGGGTCCAACTTTCAAAAGGCCGAAGCGGAATACCGGGCCTCCCAAAGCCTGGCAAAAGGATTGGAAGCACAGTTGGAACAATTGAACATTAGTGCATCCGGGGTCAGAAACGGTACGATTTACCAACGGGTGGCATTGCGAAGTCCCATTGAGGGATTTGTCCAAAAAGTAGCCGTCAAAACCGGGCAGTACGTAGAACCGCAGACCGACCTATTTGAAATCGTTGACACCCATCACGTCCATGCCGATTTAATGGTGTTTGAAAAGGATGTGTACAAAGTAAAGGTAGGCCAGCAAGTATCCTTCAATGTGCAATCCATTCCCGGAAAGGAACTTACTGCGAAAATTTATTCCGTAGGGAAAACTTTCGAGCAAAATCCCAAAGCGATACACGTCCATGCCGAAATCGAGAACAAGGAAGGGCAGCTGATTCCAGGGATGTATGTTGAAGGACGGATTGAAATCCAAAAATCCGAGACCGTTGCGGTGCCTGACAGTGCAATAAGTTCGAACGAGGGAAAGAAGTATATATTTAAAGCGGAGCGCGAAGGCAATGACTGGAGCTTCAAACCTGTCGAAATTACCACAGGCCCAAATGACGGGGATTGGGTCGCCATCGATTTTGTAGACTCTATTGGACCAAACACTACATTTGCATACAACAATGCCTACTATTTAATGGCCCAAATGAAAAAAGGGGATGCGGGACATGATCATTGA
- a CDS encoding CusA/CzcA family heavy metal efflux RND transporter — MINRIIDFSINNKFIIGLLTLALIGAGVYSMTQVPIDAVPDITNNQVQVITQSPNLGTEDIEQFVTYPVEVAMSNLPNVKEIRSVSRFGLSVVTIVFDDEVGTYLPRQLVAEKLPEVQEQIPSGFGKPVMGPISTGLGEIYQYTLEVDDEHQGEYSATELRTIQDWIVRRQMAMVPGVVEVNAFGGNKKQYEVAVDPDELRAIGITITEVFSALEKNNQNTGGAYIERNHQANFIRGEGLARTISDIENMVVKAVNGIPIKVKDIGKVSMGSAVRYGALTKDGKGEAVGGMILMLKGANSNEVIENVTRRVEQIQRSLPEGVSIKPFLDRSELIAETTGTVTGNLLEGGLIVIFVLVLLLGNWRGGLIVASTIPLSLLFAFILMNVFDVWANLMSLGAIDFGIIVDGAVIIVEGTVFLMYSYVVKKNGVSAETRDDIAAKASKKMMNAAFFGQLIILIVFLPILALEGVEGKMFRPMALTFIFAMIGAMLLCLTYVPMVSALFLRPPKSKKQSYGDRFVHWIEQKYEPLLTKSLSKAKMVVSIALGLFAIAIFAFTRMGGEFIPQLDEGDIAFHAILKPGSSLSETIETTTKIERIVKAEFPEAETVLSRIGVADVPTDPMPMDIADVFVILKPTDEWTSAESKDELVEKMKEAISIVPGVNFEFTQPIEMRFNELLTGVREDVAIKLFGEDLGILASKAEEMGEIIATVPGVADMKVEATDGLPQITIDYNRNKLAQYGLKIEQLNKVVQAAFAGGKAGVIFEGEKRFDLVVRLQKENRQGIEDIQNLFINLPNGSQIPLREIAEVSYEPGPMQISRDNTNRRTYVGINIRDRDVKSVVEDIQEKLDAQFDLPTGYYIRYGGAFENLERASNRLQTVVPIALFLIFILIYFALKSFPQTLMIYLAIPMATIGGVFALWLRDMPFSISAGVGFIVLFGVAVLNGLVMISGLNELKEEGVTNLKGRIIEGTKRRIRPIMLTAFTDILGFLPMAVSASAGAEVQRPLATVVIGGLITSTLLTLFILPIFYQWVEGHSKRMRKPDPKWGTPVVMVLLLFATALPAKMHAQKGFENARQIQPKDSLPAISLEEAVEVSRKNYPLLKAKQWEVQKQTALKGMAYDLGNTQVFTGGEEIVDGQGIYTLVGVGQQNIDLLGISAKRRLQRQRIALAETALDLSELQVEQEVKKAWSEAYRQRQKFELYRELDSIYSQFKKAIELNFKVEAISRLEYSSAMNQALQINNQLQQAESDYAIALQKLNLWLVSDIYYSVPEKLDESAVTVLGWDGDLGKHPALELSQRRIEEAEATYDAARADLLPKFNLQGGLQQVNGNSGFYTYQAGISVPLFSGGQRSQAKAAKIESEIAKTNADYTKRQLQSEYRQAVQAYRKWSASWQFYRDKALPLAQEQRRGALLAYAEGAVDYAAFTQIIRDAINTEMDALDALDNYLESVFELQYFKQ, encoded by the coding sequence AATAATAAATTTATTATTGGTCTGCTGACCCTCGCATTGATTGGTGCGGGCGTTTATAGCATGACCCAAGTTCCCATCGATGCCGTACCGGATATCACCAATAATCAAGTGCAGGTCATCACTCAATCACCTAATCTGGGAACAGAGGATATTGAGCAATTCGTGACCTATCCCGTGGAAGTTGCGATGAGCAACCTACCCAATGTCAAGGAAATCCGCTCTGTTTCCCGATTTGGTCTTTCTGTAGTGACCATTGTATTTGATGACGAGGTGGGCACTTATCTGCCGAGACAACTTGTAGCTGAAAAACTGCCCGAGGTTCAAGAACAGATCCCTTCGGGTTTTGGCAAACCCGTTATGGGTCCAATTTCAACGGGATTGGGCGAAATCTATCAATATACCCTTGAAGTAGATGATGAACATCAAGGTGAATATTCGGCAACCGAACTGCGTACGATCCAGGACTGGATTGTACGGAGACAGATGGCCATGGTGCCCGGCGTGGTGGAGGTAAACGCCTTTGGCGGAAACAAAAAGCAATACGAAGTGGCGGTTGACCCGGACGAACTTCGCGCCATTGGTATAACCATTACAGAAGTGTTCTCGGCCCTTGAAAAGAACAACCAGAATACAGGTGGGGCCTACATCGAGCGTAACCACCAAGCCAACTTCATTCGTGGTGAAGGGCTGGCCAGGACCATATCGGATATTGAAAATATGGTGGTCAAGGCCGTTAATGGCATTCCCATCAAAGTGAAGGATATAGGTAAGGTAAGCATGGGAAGTGCGGTACGCTATGGTGCGCTTACCAAAGATGGAAAGGGCGAAGCCGTGGGCGGAATGATCTTGATGCTCAAAGGGGCAAATTCCAACGAGGTGATCGAAAACGTGACCCGACGTGTGGAACAGATACAACGGTCCCTTCCTGAAGGAGTGTCCATCAAACCTTTCCTGGACCGCAGCGAATTGATCGCCGAGACAACAGGCACGGTAACGGGGAACCTTTTGGAAGGTGGGCTTATCGTGATCTTCGTGTTGGTCTTGTTGTTGGGAAATTGGCGTGGCGGACTCATTGTGGCTTCGACCATACCCTTATCCCTATTGTTTGCCTTTATTCTGATGAATGTTTTTGACGTATGGGCAAACTTGATGAGCTTGGGGGCAATCGATTTTGGAATCATTGTGGATGGTGCGGTGATCATCGTAGAGGGCACCGTTTTTTTAATGTACTCCTATGTGGTCAAAAAGAATGGCGTTAGTGCAGAAACACGGGATGACATCGCCGCTAAGGCCTCCAAAAAAATGATGAACGCCGCTTTCTTTGGCCAGCTGATCATTCTGATCGTGTTCCTGCCCATTTTAGCCTTGGAGGGCGTCGAAGGGAAAATGTTCCGGCCCATGGCCCTCACCTTCATTTTCGCCATGATCGGGGCCATGCTATTGTGCCTTACCTATGTGCCCATGGTTTCGGCATTGTTCCTACGGCCGCCAAAATCCAAAAAACAATCCTATGGCGATAGGTTCGTGCATTGGATTGAGCAGAAATATGAACCGTTGTTGACCAAATCACTTTCCAAGGCCAAAATGGTCGTAAGCATTGCCCTTGGCCTTTTTGCCATTGCCATTTTCGCCTTTACGAGAATGGGCGGTGAGTTTATCCCGCAATTGGACGAAGGTGATATTGCCTTTCACGCGATTTTGAAACCCGGCAGTTCCCTGTCGGAAACCATCGAAACCACGACAAAGATTGAACGTATCGTGAAGGCCGAATTTCCCGAAGCGGAAACCGTTCTCAGCCGTATCGGTGTCGCCGATGTACCAACGGACCCGATGCCCATGGATATCGCCGATGTCTTCGTTATCCTCAAACCAACGGATGAATGGACATCTGCAGAAAGCAAGGATGAATTGGTGGAAAAAATGAAGGAGGCCATCAGTATCGTTCCCGGTGTGAATTTTGAGTTTACCCAACCTATCGAAATGCGCTTCAACGAACTACTTACGGGTGTTCGTGAGGATGTGGCCATTAAATTGTTCGGGGAAGACCTCGGCATATTGGCAAGCAAGGCTGAGGAAATGGGGGAAATCATTGCCACCGTTCCCGGTGTTGCAGATATGAAAGTTGAGGCCACGGACGGCCTGCCACAAATCACCATTGACTATAACCGCAATAAATTGGCACAGTACGGTCTAAAGATCGAACAGCTCAATAAAGTGGTACAGGCCGCCTTTGCAGGAGGAAAGGCAGGCGTAATCTTCGAGGGTGAAAAACGGTTTGACCTGGTCGTAAGACTTCAAAAGGAAAACCGGCAAGGCATCGAGGACATCCAGAACCTGTTCATCAACCTGCCCAATGGTTCGCAAATCCCATTACGTGAAATTGCCGAGGTAAGTTATGAACCAGGCCCGATGCAGATAAGCCGTGACAATACCAATAGGCGGACCTATGTGGGCATCAATATTCGCGACCGTGACGTAAAATCGGTGGTAGAGGATATCCAAGAAAAATTGGATGCCCAGTTTGACCTGCCCACAGGATATTACATTCGGTATGGTGGAGCTTTCGAAAATCTGGAACGCGCCAGCAATAGATTGCAAACTGTGGTCCCTATTGCCTTGTTCCTGATTTTCATATTGATTTATTTTGCGCTAAAGTCCTTTCCACAGACCTTGATGATCTACCTCGCCATCCCGATGGCCACCATTGGCGGTGTGTTCGCCCTCTGGTTAAGGGATATGCCCTTTAGTATTTCCGCGGGGGTCGGCTTTATCGTGCTTTTTGGCGTGGCCGTTCTGAACGGACTCGTCATGATAAGTGGTCTCAATGAACTGAAGGAAGAAGGTGTGACCAATCTTAAAGGTAGAATTATAGAAGGCACCAAAAGACGGATTCGTCCCATTATGCTCACGGCCTTTACGGATATTTTAGGGTTTCTTCCCATGGCCGTTTCGGCTTCGGCCGGGGCAGAGGTACAGCGACCTTTGGCCACCGTGGTCATTGGTGGCTTGATAACTTCGACCCTCTTGACCCTCTTTATCCTACCCATCTTTTACCAATGGGTCGAGGGACATTCGAAACGGATGAGGAAACCCGACCCGAAATGGGGTACCCCTGTGGTCATGGTCCTTCTTTTGTTCGCCACCGCACTGCCTGCCAAAATGCATGCGCAAAAAGGTTTTGAAAATGCACGACAGATCCAACCTAAAGATTCACTGCCCGCTATTTCATTGGAAGAGGCGGTGGAAGTTTCCAGGAAAAACTACCCGCTGTTGAAAGCGAAACAATGGGAGGTCCAAAAACAAACCGCCCTAAAAGGAATGGCTTACGACCTTGGCAATACCCAAGTCTTCACAGGTGGCGAAGAAATTGTGGACGGACAAGGAATTTATACCTTGGTTGGGGTTGGACAACAGAATATCGACCTGTTGGGCATCAGTGCAAAAAGGCGTTTGCAGAGACAACGCATCGCTTTGGCCGAGACAGCTCTTGACCTTTCCGAACTGCAAGTGGAACAGGAGGTCAAAAAGGCTTGGTCAGAAGCCTATCGACAACGACAGAAATTTGAACTGTACCGTGAACTGGATTCCATTTATTCACAGTTTAAAAAAGCAATAGAACTCAACTTCAAGGTAGAGGCCATTTCCCGGCTGGAATATTCATCGGCCATGAATCAGGCCTTACAAATCAACAATCAACTGCAACAGGCCGAAAGTGATTATGCCATTGCCCTACAAAAGCTCAATCTTTGGTTGGTTTCGGACATCTACTATTCCGTTCCAGAAAAACTTGATGAAAGTGCGGTAACGGTTTTGGGATGGGACGGGGATTTGGGAAAACACCCAGCGCTGGAACTTTCACAAAGGCGCATCGAGGAGGCCGAGGCGACATACGATGCGGCACGGGCTGACTTGCTGCCTAAGTTCAACCTTCAGGGCGGTCTGCAACAGGTCAATGGCAATAGCGGGTTCTACACCTATCAAGCCGGCATTTCGGTTCCTTTGTTTTCAGGTGGACAGCGTAGTCAAGCCAAGGCCGCCAAAATTGAAAGTGAAATCGCAAAGACCAATGCGGATTATACCAAACGCCAGCTGCAATCCGAATATCGGCAGGCGGTGCAAGCCTATCGGAAATGGAGCGCATCGTGGCAATTTTATAGGGACAAGGCCTTGCCACTTGCCCAAGAGCAGCGCAGGGGAGCGTTGTTGGCCTACGCGGAGGGTGCGGTGGACTATGCAGCGTTCACACAGATTATTCGGGATGCCATAAACACGGAAATGGATGCCCTTGACGCTCTTGACAACTATCTAGAATCAGTATTTGAATTACAATATTTTAAACAATAG